The region GCGATCGCCTTCTGCATCTTGGGATAGGGCTGATTGAACACGTCGCGCACCGCCTGGCGAGAGGTGCCGAGCTCCTTGGCCAGATCCGCCAGAGAGCTGCCGTGAATGCGCAGCTGGAACTTGATCCACTCGCGGCGCAGGGCGGGATCGCCGATGATCTTTTCGAGGGTTCCGTCCGGCTTTTCGCTATTTTTTTTCATCTTGATTCCTTGTGTTGTAAGAAAGCATTGAGGGCATCGAAAACTGGGCAACTTGCCTCCTCTTTTTTTGTCTTTGTTTTCTTTCCGTGGCAAGAAGCATAGTCCGTTAAAACGGACGTGTCAAACATAAAAACGCACGTCCGAGTTAAAAAATCCGTTTTTTGGGACAACCGTACAAAATAGCGAACAAAAACAGGGCATTAGAAAACATGGACACGTCCGAGTTTACAAAAGCCAAGCGTCCGAGTTCGGAGAAGGAAGTCGGACGTTTTCCCGAAAGGTTAAAGGAGGCACTGAAGGGCGAGCCTATTAGAGGATTTGCCGCCAGGGCAGGTATTTCATCATCGACACTTCATCAGTATTTGTCCGGGAAGAGCGAGCCGACCAGATTGCTGTTGATCGACATTGCGGACGCAGCCGGCGTCCACGTCGAATGGCTGGCCACGGGCGAGGGGCCGATGAAGAAGGGGGAAGAGCGGATCAACGAGGCCCAGCAAGAATATAAGGCGATCGATCCGAAGATCATGCGGGAGATCGTGGAGGGGGTGGAGGGCTA is a window of Desulfuromonas sp. TF DNA encoding:
- a CDS encoding helix-turn-helix domain-containing protein, giving the protein MDTSEFTKAKRPSSEKEVGRFPERLKEALKGEPIRGFAARAGISSSTLHQYLSGKSEPTRLLLIDIADAAGVHVEWLATGEGPMKKGEERINEAQQEYKAIDPKIMREIVEGVEGYLTENKVQMPASKKAELLIYLYEVFAKEGQVDRGQVLRLVKMMAA
- a CDS encoding helix-turn-helix domain-containing protein; the encoded protein is MKKNSEKPDGTLEKIIGDPALRREWIKFQLRIHGSSLADLAKELGTSRQAVRDVFNQPYPKMQKAIAAKIGMRPEAIWPERYQKAA